In a single window of the Mustela nigripes isolate SB6536 chromosome 17, MUSNIG.SB6536, whole genome shotgun sequence genome:
- the ZNF382 gene encoding zinc finger protein 382 isoform X2, protein MPQGSVSFKDVTVDFTQEEWQQLDPAQKALYRDVMLENYCHLISVGFHMTKPEMIRKLEQGEELWTVERIFPSQSDLEEDGKADDALVKFKEYQDRHSRSVIFINHKRLIKERSNIFGKTFPVGKNRIMSKTILREYKPDGKVLKNISELVSRNISPVREKFAESNGWEKSFLNTKNEKIHTTVNLCKQTERSLSGKQELIQHQKTQTLEQSLDHNECEKSFLMKGMLFTHTRAHRGEKPYEYNKDGIALIEKSNLNAHSQTLIEKKTHGYSKYGKFLCRKSIFIVHQRSQTEEKPFQCPYCGNSFRRKSYLIEHQRIHTGEKPYVCNQCGKAFRQKTALTLHEKTHIEGKPYICMDCGKSFRQKATLTRHHKTHTGEKAYECTQCGSAFRKKSYLIDHQRTHTGEKPYQCNECGKAFIQKTTLTVHQRTHTGEKPYICSECGKSFCQKTTLTLHQRIHTGEKPYICNECGKSFRQKAILTVHQRIHTGEKSNGCPQCGKAFSRKSNLIRHQKTHTGEKPYECKECGKFFSCKSNLIVHQKTHKVETMGIQ, encoded by the exons ATGCCTCAG GGATCAGTGTCATTCAAGGATGTGACTGTGGACTTCACCCAGGAGGAATGGCAGCAACTGGATCCCGCACAAAAGGCCCTCTACAGGGATGTCATGTTGGAAAACTACTGCCATCTCATCTCTGTTG GGTTTCACATGACTAAGCCCGAGATGATCCGCAAGTTAGAACAAGGAGAAGAACTGTGGACAGTGGAGAGAATTTTTCCAAGTCAGAGCGACCTTG AAGAAGATGGAAAAGCTGACGATGCTTTAGTGAAGTTCAAAGAATACCAAGACAGGCACTCTCGATCAGTCATATTCATCAACCATAAAAGATTAATTAAGGAAAGAAGTAATATTTTTGGGAAAACGTTTCCTGTAGGCAAGAACCGTATTATGTCAAAAACAATACTACGTGAATATAAGCCTGatggaaaggttttaaaaaatatttcggAATTAGTCAGTAGAAATATAAGCCCTGTAAGAGAGAAGTTTGCTGAGAGTAATGGATGGGAGAAATCATTCCTCAatactaaaaatgagaaaattcatacTACAGTGAATCTCtgtaaacaaacagaaaggagTCTGAGTGGTAAACAAGAGCTTATTCAACATCAGAAGACTCAAACTCTTGAGCAATCATTAGATCATAATGAATGTGAAAAATCCTTCCTTATGAAAGGAATGTTATTTACACATACTAGAGCTCACAGAGGAGAAAAACCCTATGAATACAATAAAGATGGAATAGCCTTAATCGAAAAGTCAAATCTCAATGCCCATTCACAAACTCTTATTGAGAAGAAAACCCATGGATACAGCAAATACGGTAAGTTCCTCTGCAGGAAGTCTATTTTTATCGTGCATCAGAGATCTCAAACAGAAGAGAAACCCTTTCAGTGTCCTTATTGTGGAAATAGCTTTAGAAGGAAGTCATATCTCATTGAACATCAACGAATTCACACAGGTGAGAAACCTTATGTCTGCAATCAATGTGGAAAAGCTTTCCGTCAAAAGACAGCCCTCACTCTTCATGAGAAAACACATATAGAAGGGAAGCCCTACATTTGTATGGATTGTGGGAAGTCCTTCCGCCAGAAGGCAACTCTCACTAGACATCACAAAACACATACAGGGGAGAAAGCCTATGAATGTACTCAGTGTGGAAGTGCTTTTAGAAAGAAGTCATACCTCATTGATcatcagagaactcacacaggagagaaaccgtatcaatgtaatgaatgtgggaaggcATTTATCCAGAAGACAACCCTCACTGTACATCAAagaactcacacaggagagaaaccctatatATGCAGTGAATGTGGAAAGTCCTTCTGCCAAAAGACAACCCTCACTCTCCATCAAAGAATTCATACTGGGGAAAAACCCTATAtttgtaatgaatgtgggaagtCCTTCCGCCAGAAGGCAATCCTCACTGTTCATCAGAGAATACATACAGGAGAGAAATCCAATGGATGTCCtcagtgtgggaaagcctttagtAGGAAATCAAACCTCATTCGCCACCAGAAgactcacacaggagagaaaccatatgaatgtaaagaatgtgggaagTTCTTCAGTTGTAAGTCAAACCTCATTGTACATCAAAAAACCCACAAGGTAGAAACCATGGGAATTCAGTAA
- the ZNF382 gene encoding zinc finger protein 382 isoform X4: MPQEEWQQLDPAQKALYRDVMLENYCHLISVGFHMTKPEMIRKLEQGEELWTVERIFPSQSDLEEDGKADDALVKFKEYQDRHSRSVIFINHKRLIKERSNIFGKTFPVGKNRIMSKTILREYKPDGKVLKNISELVSRNISPVREKFAESNGWEKSFLNTKNEKIHTTVNLCKQTERSLSGKQELIQHQKTQTLEQSLDHNECEKSFLMKGMLFTHTRAHRGEKPYEYNKDGIALIEKSNLNAHSQTLIEKKTHGYSKYGKFLCRKSIFIVHQRSQTEEKPFQCPYCGNSFRRKSYLIEHQRIHTGEKPYVCNQCGKAFRQKTALTLHEKTHIEGKPYICMDCGKSFRQKATLTRHHKTHTGEKAYECTQCGSAFRKKSYLIDHQRTHTGEKPYQCNECGKAFIQKTTLTVHQRTHTGEKPYICSECGKSFCQKTTLTLHQRIHTGEKPYICNECGKSFRQKAILTVHQRIHTGEKSNGCPQCGKAFSRKSNLIRHQKTHTGEKPYECKECGKFFSCKSNLIVHQKTHKVETMGIQ, encoded by the exons ATGCCTCAG GAGGAATGGCAGCAACTGGATCCCGCACAAAAGGCCCTCTACAGGGATGTCATGTTGGAAAACTACTGCCATCTCATCTCTGTTG GGTTTCACATGACTAAGCCCGAGATGATCCGCAAGTTAGAACAAGGAGAAGAACTGTGGACAGTGGAGAGAATTTTTCCAAGTCAGAGCGACCTTG AAGAAGATGGAAAAGCTGACGATGCTTTAGTGAAGTTCAAAGAATACCAAGACAGGCACTCTCGATCAGTCATATTCATCAACCATAAAAGATTAATTAAGGAAAGAAGTAATATTTTTGGGAAAACGTTTCCTGTAGGCAAGAACCGTATTATGTCAAAAACAATACTACGTGAATATAAGCCTGatggaaaggttttaaaaaatatttcggAATTAGTCAGTAGAAATATAAGCCCTGTAAGAGAGAAGTTTGCTGAGAGTAATGGATGGGAGAAATCATTCCTCAatactaaaaatgagaaaattcatacTACAGTGAATCTCtgtaaacaaacagaaaggagTCTGAGTGGTAAACAAGAGCTTATTCAACATCAGAAGACTCAAACTCTTGAGCAATCATTAGATCATAATGAATGTGAAAAATCCTTCCTTATGAAAGGAATGTTATTTACACATACTAGAGCTCACAGAGGAGAAAAACCCTATGAATACAATAAAGATGGAATAGCCTTAATCGAAAAGTCAAATCTCAATGCCCATTCACAAACTCTTATTGAGAAGAAAACCCATGGATACAGCAAATACGGTAAGTTCCTCTGCAGGAAGTCTATTTTTATCGTGCATCAGAGATCTCAAACAGAAGAGAAACCCTTTCAGTGTCCTTATTGTGGAAATAGCTTTAGAAGGAAGTCATATCTCATTGAACATCAACGAATTCACACAGGTGAGAAACCTTATGTCTGCAATCAATGTGGAAAAGCTTTCCGTCAAAAGACAGCCCTCACTCTTCATGAGAAAACACATATAGAAGGGAAGCCCTACATTTGTATGGATTGTGGGAAGTCCTTCCGCCAGAAGGCAACTCTCACTAGACATCACAAAACACATACAGGGGAGAAAGCCTATGAATGTACTCAGTGTGGAAGTGCTTTTAGAAAGAAGTCATACCTCATTGATcatcagagaactcacacaggagagaaaccgtatcaatgtaatgaatgtgggaaggcATTTATCCAGAAGACAACCCTCACTGTACATCAAagaactcacacaggagagaaaccctatatATGCAGTGAATGTGGAAAGTCCTTCTGCCAAAAGACAACCCTCACTCTCCATCAAAGAATTCATACTGGGGAAAAACCCTATAtttgtaatgaatgtgggaagtCCTTCCGCCAGAAGGCAATCCTCACTGTTCATCAGAGAATACATACAGGAGAGAAATCCAATGGATGTCCtcagtgtgggaaagcctttagtAGGAAATCAAACCTCATTCGCCACCAGAAgactcacacaggagagaaaccatatgaatgtaaagaatgtgggaagTTCTTCAGTTGTAAGTCAAACCTCATTGTACATCAAAAAACCCACAAGGTAGAAACCATGGGAATTCAGTAA
- the ZNF382 gene encoding zinc finger protein 382 isoform X1 has translation MPLQGSVSFKDVTVDFTQEEWQQLDPAQKALYRDVMLENYCHLISVGFHMTKPEMIRKLEQGEELWTVERIFPSQSDLEEDGKADDALVKFKEYQDRHSRSVIFINHKRLIKERSNIFGKTFPVGKNRIMSKTILREYKPDGKVLKNISELVSRNISPVREKFAESNGWEKSFLNTKNEKIHTTVNLCKQTERSLSGKQELIQHQKTQTLEQSLDHNECEKSFLMKGMLFTHTRAHRGEKPYEYNKDGIALIEKSNLNAHSQTLIEKKTHGYSKYGKFLCRKSIFIVHQRSQTEEKPFQCPYCGNSFRRKSYLIEHQRIHTGEKPYVCNQCGKAFRQKTALTLHEKTHIEGKPYICMDCGKSFRQKATLTRHHKTHTGEKAYECTQCGSAFRKKSYLIDHQRTHTGEKPYQCNECGKAFIQKTTLTVHQRTHTGEKPYICSECGKSFCQKTTLTLHQRIHTGEKPYICNECGKSFRQKAILTVHQRIHTGEKSNGCPQCGKAFSRKSNLIRHQKTHTGEKPYECKECGKFFSCKSNLIVHQKTHKVETMGIQ, from the exons ATGCCCTTACAGGGATCAGTGTCATTCAAGGATGTGACTGTGGACTTCACCCAGGAGGAATGGCAGCAACTGGATCCCGCACAAAAGGCCCTCTACAGGGATGTCATGTTGGAAAACTACTGCCATCTCATCTCTGTTG GGTTTCACATGACTAAGCCCGAGATGATCCGCAAGTTAGAACAAGGAGAAGAACTGTGGACAGTGGAGAGAATTTTTCCAAGTCAGAGCGACCTTG AAGAAGATGGAAAAGCTGACGATGCTTTAGTGAAGTTCAAAGAATACCAAGACAGGCACTCTCGATCAGTCATATTCATCAACCATAAAAGATTAATTAAGGAAAGAAGTAATATTTTTGGGAAAACGTTTCCTGTAGGCAAGAACCGTATTATGTCAAAAACAATACTACGTGAATATAAGCCTGatggaaaggttttaaaaaatatttcggAATTAGTCAGTAGAAATATAAGCCCTGTAAGAGAGAAGTTTGCTGAGAGTAATGGATGGGAGAAATCATTCCTCAatactaaaaatgagaaaattcatacTACAGTGAATCTCtgtaaacaaacagaaaggagTCTGAGTGGTAAACAAGAGCTTATTCAACATCAGAAGACTCAAACTCTTGAGCAATCATTAGATCATAATGAATGTGAAAAATCCTTCCTTATGAAAGGAATGTTATTTACACATACTAGAGCTCACAGAGGAGAAAAACCCTATGAATACAATAAAGATGGAATAGCCTTAATCGAAAAGTCAAATCTCAATGCCCATTCACAAACTCTTATTGAGAAGAAAACCCATGGATACAGCAAATACGGTAAGTTCCTCTGCAGGAAGTCTATTTTTATCGTGCATCAGAGATCTCAAACAGAAGAGAAACCCTTTCAGTGTCCTTATTGTGGAAATAGCTTTAGAAGGAAGTCATATCTCATTGAACATCAACGAATTCACACAGGTGAGAAACCTTATGTCTGCAATCAATGTGGAAAAGCTTTCCGTCAAAAGACAGCCCTCACTCTTCATGAGAAAACACATATAGAAGGGAAGCCCTACATTTGTATGGATTGTGGGAAGTCCTTCCGCCAGAAGGCAACTCTCACTAGACATCACAAAACACATACAGGGGAGAAAGCCTATGAATGTACTCAGTGTGGAAGTGCTTTTAGAAAGAAGTCATACCTCATTGATcatcagagaactcacacaggagagaaaccgtatcaatgtaatgaatgtgggaaggcATTTATCCAGAAGACAACCCTCACTGTACATCAAagaactcacacaggagagaaaccctatatATGCAGTGAATGTGGAAAGTCCTTCTGCCAAAAGACAACCCTCACTCTCCATCAAAGAATTCATACTGGGGAAAAACCCTATAtttgtaatgaatgtgggaagtCCTTCCGCCAGAAGGCAATCCTCACTGTTCATCAGAGAATACATACAGGAGAGAAATCCAATGGATGTCCtcagtgtgggaaagcctttagtAGGAAATCAAACCTCATTCGCCACCAGAAgactcacacaggagagaaaccatatgaatgtaaagaatgtgggaagTTCTTCAGTTGTAAGTCAAACCTCATTGTACATCAAAAAACCCACAAGGTAGAAACCATGGGAATTCAGTAA
- the ZNF382 gene encoding zinc finger protein 382 isoform X3, translating into MPLQGSVSFKDVTVDFTQEEWQQLDPAQKALYRDVMLENYCHLISVGFHMTKPEMIRKLEQGEELWTVERIFPSQSDLEDGKADDALVKFKEYQDRHSRSVIFINHKRLIKERSNIFGKTFPVGKNRIMSKTILREYKPDGKVLKNISELVSRNISPVREKFAESNGWEKSFLNTKNEKIHTTVNLCKQTERSLSGKQELIQHQKTQTLEQSLDHNECEKSFLMKGMLFTHTRAHRGEKPYEYNKDGIALIEKSNLNAHSQTLIEKKTHGYSKYGKFLCRKSIFIVHQRSQTEEKPFQCPYCGNSFRRKSYLIEHQRIHTGEKPYVCNQCGKAFRQKTALTLHEKTHIEGKPYICMDCGKSFRQKATLTRHHKTHTGEKAYECTQCGSAFRKKSYLIDHQRTHTGEKPYQCNECGKAFIQKTTLTVHQRTHTGEKPYICSECGKSFCQKTTLTLHQRIHTGEKPYICNECGKSFRQKAILTVHQRIHTGEKSNGCPQCGKAFSRKSNLIRHQKTHTGEKPYECKECGKFFSCKSNLIVHQKTHKVETMGIQ; encoded by the exons ATGCCCTTACAGGGATCAGTGTCATTCAAGGATGTGACTGTGGACTTCACCCAGGAGGAATGGCAGCAACTGGATCCCGCACAAAAGGCCCTCTACAGGGATGTCATGTTGGAAAACTACTGCCATCTCATCTCTGTTG GGTTTCACATGACTAAGCCCGAGATGATCCGCAAGTTAGAACAAGGAGAAGAACTGTGGACAGTGGAGAGAATTTTTCCAAGTCAGAGCGACCTTG AAGATGGAAAAGCTGACGATGCTTTAGTGAAGTTCAAAGAATACCAAGACAGGCACTCTCGATCAGTCATATTCATCAACCATAAAAGATTAATTAAGGAAAGAAGTAATATTTTTGGGAAAACGTTTCCTGTAGGCAAGAACCGTATTATGTCAAAAACAATACTACGTGAATATAAGCCTGatggaaaggttttaaaaaatatttcggAATTAGTCAGTAGAAATATAAGCCCTGTAAGAGAGAAGTTTGCTGAGAGTAATGGATGGGAGAAATCATTCCTCAatactaaaaatgagaaaattcatacTACAGTGAATCTCtgtaaacaaacagaaaggagTCTGAGTGGTAAACAAGAGCTTATTCAACATCAGAAGACTCAAACTCTTGAGCAATCATTAGATCATAATGAATGTGAAAAATCCTTCCTTATGAAAGGAATGTTATTTACACATACTAGAGCTCACAGAGGAGAAAAACCCTATGAATACAATAAAGATGGAATAGCCTTAATCGAAAAGTCAAATCTCAATGCCCATTCACAAACTCTTATTGAGAAGAAAACCCATGGATACAGCAAATACGGTAAGTTCCTCTGCAGGAAGTCTATTTTTATCGTGCATCAGAGATCTCAAACAGAAGAGAAACCCTTTCAGTGTCCTTATTGTGGAAATAGCTTTAGAAGGAAGTCATATCTCATTGAACATCAACGAATTCACACAGGTGAGAAACCTTATGTCTGCAATCAATGTGGAAAAGCTTTCCGTCAAAAGACAGCCCTCACTCTTCATGAGAAAACACATATAGAAGGGAAGCCCTACATTTGTATGGATTGTGGGAAGTCCTTCCGCCAGAAGGCAACTCTCACTAGACATCACAAAACACATACAGGGGAGAAAGCCTATGAATGTACTCAGTGTGGAAGTGCTTTTAGAAAGAAGTCATACCTCATTGATcatcagagaactcacacaggagagaaaccgtatcaatgtaatgaatgtgggaaggcATTTATCCAGAAGACAACCCTCACTGTACATCAAagaactcacacaggagagaaaccctatatATGCAGTGAATGTGGAAAGTCCTTCTGCCAAAAGACAACCCTCACTCTCCATCAAAGAATTCATACTGGGGAAAAACCCTATAtttgtaatgaatgtgggaagtCCTTCCGCCAGAAGGCAATCCTCACTGTTCATCAGAGAATACATACAGGAGAGAAATCCAATGGATGTCCtcagtgtgggaaagcctttagtAGGAAATCAAACCTCATTCGCCACCAGAAgactcacacaggagagaaaccatatgaatgtaaagaatgtgggaagTTCTTCAGTTGTAAGTCAAACCTCATTGTACATCAAAAAACCCACAAGGTAGAAACCATGGGAATTCAGTAA